CAACCGATGGGGTAAACCAGCAAATCATTGAAACAATTCAAACCTCAAATAGTGATATTGAAGTCAATACTATGCTCATTACCCGTTCAGATATCGGTTATGCATTGCGTGATGAAAAGATTGCGGGGATAGACACCCGGGTAATAGTCAACAAACAGGCGGATTGTTCCGAAACGGTTGCAGGTACGCTAATATCGGCTTTGGGAAGCAATTTCAAGGAGTACGGAGAGTCGGGTTTGTTGCATAGTAAATCAATGATCGTCGACCAGTCTAACACCAATTCTGATCCGCAGGTGTTGCTTGGCAGCCATAACTGGAGCGCCAGCGCTAATGATAAAAACGATGAGAATACCCTGATCATCCATGATGCCACCATCGCCAATCTCTTCTACCAGGAATTTATGGCCCGCTGGGCACTTGGTGTGCCCCTCGCAGTTGACGAAACCGACCAGGTTATACCATCTTTGGTTTATCCCAATCCTTCTGCAGGCCAGGTTATGGTCCAGCTCAATGAAAAAGTTCAAGGCCCTGTCAACCTGAGAATTTATAACCGTATCGGGCAGTTGGTATTCCAGGCCGATGAAAGAGCTACACCGGGATCACAAATAAAGCTGAATATCAGTGATATGGATACCGGTATTTATTTCCTCGAAGTGACGGGAAATAACATGCGGATCAGTGAAAAACTGGTAATCATACGTTAATCCAAATAAAACATTCTGTTAATTCGTTACAGGCAGAGTAAAATAATTTGTTAATTTGCATCAACATTCTGATTTATACACCAAAAGTATTGACCTGTGTCAGATAGTTTAGTCATCATCCCTACTTATAACGAGAAGGAGAATATTGAAAAGATCATCCGGTTTGTTTTCTCATTACCGAAGGTTTTTCATGTGCTGATCGTTGAGGATAATTCTCCTGACGGGACGGCTGATATTGTCAGAAAGCTCATGAAAGAATTTCCTGACAAGCTATTCATGGAAGAGAGAAAAGGAAAGCTTGGCCTGGGAACAGCTTACATTCACGGTTTTAAATGGGCACTGGCAAAAGGGTATGAATATATCTTTGAAATGGATGCCGATTTTTCCCATAACCCTGCCGATTTGCTGAAATTGTATGATTCCTGTGCCTCGCAAGGCGCTGACCTTGTGGTCGGGTCCAGGTATATCCGGGGTGTGAATGTGGTGAACTGGCCGATGGGAAGGATATTGATGTCATATTACGCCTCGGCCTATGTGCGCTTTATAACCCGTATGAAGGTGCGTGATACTACAGCAGGCTTTGTTTGTTATACCAGGAAAGTGCTGGACACTATTAACCTTGACCGTATCCGGTTTATCGGTTATGCTTTTCAGATTGAAATGAAATATACTGCCTGGAAGCTCGGATTCAAGATTTATGAGGAGCCCATCATTTTTACCGACCGGACAGAAGGCCAGTCGAAGATGAGTTCCGGGATCTTCAAGGAAGCCGTGCTTGGCGTCATCAGCCTGCGATGCAGAAATATCAGGAAAATCCACCGCAAATAGGGAAAGCCCCTATTTGATCAATGTTGATTTTTCCATCTAACAATAAACCTTATGCCAGGGAATTACTATATACATAATGCCCGGATTGTAAATGAGGGTGAAATATTTCATGGCAGTCTGATTATCAGGGATGGAATGATCCATAAGGTGATCAGGGATGAAGTAACTGAAGGTTATCATGAGGAATTCAAAGGGATGCCATCCCTGGATACAGGGGGAAAATTCCTTATACCTGGCGTGATCGACGACCAGGTCCATTTCCGCGAGCCAGGCCTTACCCACAAAGGTGAGATTTTTACCGAAAGCCGCGCCGCCGTTGCAGGGGGTGTGACCTCTTTTATGGATATGCCTAATACGATTCCACAAACCCTCACCCAGGAATTGCTGGAACAGAAGTACAGCCTGGGGGCAGAAAAATCGCTCGCAAACTATTCCTTTTACATCGGAGCGTCGAACGATAACCTTGATGAAATCCTTAAGACCGATCCGTTAAATGTCTGCGGGCTTAAGCTTTTTATGGGCGCTTCAACCGGCAATATGCTGGTCGAAAATCCCGAAACTCTGGACAATATTTTCAGTAAGGTAAAATTCCTGATAGCGGTCCATTGTGAAGACGAGACTACAATCAGGAGCAATATGGAGCACTTCCGGGAGCTTTACGGCGAGGATGTGCCGCTATTCGCCCACCCGCTTATCCGCAGTGAGGAAGCCTGTTACAGGTCTACATCCCTGGCGATACAGTTAGCCAAAAAATATAATACACGGCTGCATGTGCTTCATTTGTCGACGGCTCATGAAATGGCCCTTTTCAGCAACGACCGTCCGCTTGCTGACAAAAAGATAACGGCAGAGGTTTGTGTCCATCACCTGTGGTTTTCCGATAACGATTACCTGACCCTGGGCAACCGGATCAAATGGAACCCGGCCATCAAGTCGGCCCATGACCGCGGAACATTATGGAAAGCCCTTTTGGAAGATAAGCTTGACGTGATAGCGACCGATCATGCCCCCCACACCCTGGAAGAAAAAGCAAACATTTATTTAAAAGCGCCTTCAGGTGGACCACTGGTCCAGCATTCCCTGCCGGCGATGCTGGATTTTTACCAGCAGGGTCGGATAAGCCTGGAAAAGGTGGTCGAAAAAATGTGCCATGCCCCGGCAGTTTGTTTCAAGGTCGACCGGCGTGGTTTCATCCGGGAAGGTTATTGGGCCGACCTGGCCCTTATCGATCCTGACCAGCCCTGGGAGGTCAATCCTTCCAATATCTTTTATAAATGTGGCTGGTCTCCTTTTGAAGGGCATGCGTTTAGTTCAAAAATAACCCATACTTTTGTCAATGGAAATTTAGTGTATGAGGCGGAGCCGCAACTTCTTGAAAGTCATTTTGATGAATCTGTCAGGGGTATGCGGTTGAAATTTAACCGATAATTAGCTGAAAGCATGAGGAAAGTCTTTTTCTTTTTTATCGTCGTGTTCCTGGCCTCCTGTGGCCAGAAATTGCAGGAAAGAATTACCGAAACATACCCGGATGGGAAACCTAAAAGAGTCCAGTATTATACACCGGGTCCTGAGAACAGCTATATGGCCAAGGAAATTTTTTATTACCAGAATGGTCAGAAGAAAATGGATGGGTTTTATAACCAGGACAACAAGAAGCATGGCAAATGGGTTTACTGGCGGGAGGATGGGAAAAAGTGGAGCGAGGGGTATTTCTACGAGGGGAAGGATGACGGATTAAGAAAGACCTGGCATGAAAACGGCAGCAAGCATTATCAAGGGAAGTACGATAAAGGAACCCGGGTTGGTACCTGGAAGTTCTGGGATGAAAGCGGCAAGTTGGTTAAAGAAATCGATTACGATAAAGAGCAGTAAGTTGTCTTAAAGTGACCAATGACTTATTTTTTCAGTATAAAGTCTATATAAACAGGGAGATGATCGCTGTAGCCACCGTAGTATTCTTTAGCAGCAGTGCGGTTTGGACGTAATGTCCCGTCATCTGTCTTAAACATCAGCCATTCGGGTTCAAAGATCCTCCCTTCGCGGTCGTAAAAGATTACCCCTTTTTCCTTATTCCAGAAACTGCCGCTGATGATTACCTGGTCAAACAGATCCCAATCTTTATAATACAAAGTTCCCTTTCCTTGCCGGTAAAGCGGATCCATCAGGTTATATAGCCCTTTATTGGCCGGCATTTCTGTAGACGGTCTAACTTTCAATCCTTCTGTGATGCTTTTATCAACAGGTTCATCGTTGAAATCACCCATAATCACAATAAGCGCATTGGGATTTCGGCTGAATATAGAATCGGTTAGGGCTTTCAGGGTTTCGGCAGCCATGATCCGCTTCGGTTCGCTCATTTCTTTTCCTTCCGACCGGGATGGCCAATGGTTGACAAAGATATGCAGGGTGTCATTCTTTATCTTACTGCTTAATCCTCTAACATAGAGGATATTCCTGGTGCGGTCTTCCGGTTGAAAAGGGAAAGTCACCGGGATGCTGAGGACATTCAAAGGCTGGAACTGATCCGGATCATAGATCATGGCATTATCAATCCCTCTTTCATCAGGACTATCGCGATGAATGACCTGGAAACGATAGGGGATGATGCGCGGGGAGCGGACCAGGTCCTCAAGGACCATTTTATTTTCAACCTCACATAAACCCATGACGGCAACCGGCTGTGGCTGGGAAAGAGCATGAATGACATCTGCCAGCCGGCTGAGTTTTACCTCGTAACGCTCACTTGTCCAGGGAATCCTGGCTCCCGGTAAAAAATCGGCATCATTGATAAGCGGATCGTCAATAGTATCATAGAGGTTTTCAACATTATAAAAGGCGATGCGGAAAGTTTTGCCTGCCAGTTTGTTCTGATTGGCCTGTCCGAAGACCAATTGTGCGATCAGAATCAGGAGAGCGGAGAAAAGGATTGGATAGAAGAGCTTTTTCATAAAATATTAACTAAAGTCTTTCGTATTTTTTAGCCGGTCGATCAGCCGGCGGTGTTTTTTTGTCGGTCGTCCAACCCCCCTGGGGCGGAACTCCGGTTTCATCTCCTGCTGAACCTTCAACTTATCGTATTCTGCCTGGGGGGTAATATCCTCGAGGAAACCAGGCACCAGCGCTGCCGACACCCTATTGTGGAGCAAGGCGATGACCCTGACGGTCCTGGTATAAATTCCCAGGTGGATGGAAATCTCATCTTTAATGCGGATTTCCCGTGACGGTTTAACGATGTGCCCGCCGATCCTGACCCTTCCTGCTTTGCAGGCTTCCGTGGCCAGGCTCCGCGTTTTATAAACCCTTACTGCCCATAACCATTTGTCTACACGGACATTATCGGTATCGGGTGTGTCTGATGTGACCATCTCCTGTTATTTTTGCCTGAAAAAGATCTGTATCGGCACACCGGTGAAATCGAAATTTTCCCGCAGCTTATTTTCCAGGAAACGTGCATATGGTTCTTTGATATACTGGGGCATATTGCAGAAAAAGGCAAAGGTTGGATAGTGTGTCTTCAGTTGGGTGATGTACTTGATTTTAACGTACTTGCCCTTGGTCTGCGGCGGAGGTGTGGCTTCGATGATCGGAAGCAGCAATTCATTAAGTTTGGATGTTGGCACCTGCCGGTTTTTATTCTCATAAACCTGCCTTGCCCATTCCATCGCTTTGAAAATGCGTTGTTTGTTCAGCACGGATGTGAATACGATGGGAATATCGGTAAAAGGCGCTGTGCGCGATTTTATGTAAGTTTCCATGTCGCGCATGGTATTATTTGCTTTCTCTGCCAGGTCCCATTTATTGATCAGGATGACCACCCCTTTATGGTTCTTTTCGATGAGGCTGAGGATATTCAGGTCCTGTCCTTCCAAACCATCACCCGCGTCGATCATCAGCAGGCAGACATCACTCTGCTCAATGGCCCGTACAGCCCGCATGACCGAATAGAATTCGATATTTTCCGTTACTTTCCCTTTCTTCCGCAAACCTGCAGTATCAACCAGGAGAAATTCAAATCCGAACGAGTTGTAGGGGGTAAAGATGGTATCACGGGTAGTTCCGGCGATGGGAGTGACAATGTGCCTTTCCACGCCAAGCAGCGCGTTGATCAGAGATGACTTGCCCACATTGGGGCGGCCGACTACCGCGATCCTCGGCAGGTCAGGAATATCAGCGGCAATCGTATCCTTAAATTCTTTGACGACATCATCCAGCAATTCGCCAGTGCCGCTGCCGTTAATGGAAGAAATCCCATAAACCTGGCCGAGGCCCAGCTCGTAAAACTCATTGATGTCAAAAGTCCGGTAGGTATTATCTACTTTATTGGCCACCAGGAACACTTTTTTCCTGCTTTTCCGCAGCATGGAAGATACGTCCCCATCCATGCCGGTCAAGCCGTCTTTTACATCGACCATAAAAAGGATCACATCGGATTCACCGATGGCAAGTTCCACCTGCCGGCGGATCTCTTCTTCAAAGATATCATCCGACCCTTCCACATACCCGCCCGTATCGATCACGGAGAACTCAACACCGTTCCAATCGGACTTTCCGTAATGACGATCGCGGGTAACCCCTGCCGTTTCTTCGACAATGGCCTGACGGCTTTTGACCAGCCTGTTGAAAAGCGTTGATTTACCGACATTAGGTCGGCCGACTATTGCAATAATGTTTGGCATGGCACAAAGGTAGTGATCTAATTCCAATCAGAGGTCATATCCGAACTTCTTCAGCTCATTTTCACTGTTTCTCCAGTCTTTTACCACCTTTACGCTCAGTTCAAGAAAGATCTTTTTGCCGAGCCATGCTTCAAGTTCTATCCGTGACTGGGTACCTACCCGTTTGATGGCCAGGCCCTGGTGGCCCAGGATGATGGCCTTTTGTGATTCACGGGCCACGAAAATGTAGGCAATAATGTGAATAAGCGCTTCAGTTTCTTTATATTGATCGACAGCAATTTCCACAGAGTAGGGGATCTCTTTCCGGTAATTCAGCAGGATCTTTTCCCGGATTTTCTCTGCAACAAAGAACCGTACGCTCTTATCGGTTATGGCATCTTTATCATAATAAGCGGGGCTTTCGGGTAATTTAGCCAGGATCGAGGCGAATACGGATTGAAGATTGGCTTTCCGCAAAGCCGAAACCGGAATGATGTCGGAATCAGGAAAGACCTGCTGCCATTCCCTGATCTTCGATTCAAGCGTTGGCTGGTCAGTAAGGTCTATTTTGTTGATCACCACGATTACCGGTATTTTCGTGTCTTTGATCTTACTGATGATCTCTTCCTGGTTGGCAGATTCGCCTATTTCAACCAGGTAGAGCAGGATATCTGCATCTTCAAAAGCAGATTCGACCTCTTTCATCATAGCCTCCTGCAGTTTATAATGAGGCTGCATCATACCAGGGGTATCTGAAAAGACTATCTGGTATTCTTCATTATTAACGATCCCGATGATCCTCTGCCGGGTAGTCTGGGCTTTATGGGTGATGATGGAAATCTTTTCCCCGGTGAGGGCATTGATCAGGGTGGATTTCCCGACATTAGGTTTCCCGATGATATTGACGAAGCCGGCTTGGTGAGCCATGAGATAATGTTTTTGCAAAAGTAGAGAAAAAGGAGACCCGGGGCAGAGGAAGTAAATTCCAAGCACCAAATCCCAAATCCCAAACAAAAAACAAAATCTAAAAACAAAAATTCAAAACAGTTTGAGTTTTGGGATTTGAGTTTTTAAATTTGTTTGGGATTTGGTGCTTGGGATTTGGGATTTGCCTGGTATTTGGCAGGAATGATCACTCTATTATCACCTTGCTAAAGAAACAATATCTTAATAAGAAATATTAAAATTATTGCCGATACAAAAAATATCAACACAGCCCAACCGCCAGTTATTTTGATTTTTTTCATAATAGTATTGATTTGAAATTTGAACTAATATTTGATGAAATTCAGAATTAGTGTAAGACTTCCATTGCGTCAAAGCCTCATTTTATCGTCAAATGAGAATTGCAATAATTGCGTTCACAAATTGCGTGACAATGTTCTACACGTTTCGATCGTGAGGTATATACGGCGAATGGCCTGGAAGAAGACCCCTGGTCATCTTGTTATGACATAGGAGGAGGGCGGATTTTTGCATTATTACCGATCCTTGATGAAAATATCACGAACGGTATATGGGAAATAAAAGATATGGGTTTAAGCGGGTAGCCCAAAAATATTCCGGAAAAGACAAGTAATGCAGATTCAGGTCCTTTATCTGCAATTGATCTGTGTCCTTCTTTAAAATAGCACTGATCCGAAGGTGATTGTGACTTGGCATTATTTGCCGGATGCTTTTTTGTGAGGGGAGCAACAGGAATATCCCGTTTTACACTAAAATTCTTGAAATCTGAGAAATTAACTTTAAAAATGTCAACAGGGTAAACCTTAGCAATTAAATTTCCGGGACAAACATTGGACCTTAATTCAGGTATCCCAGGATTAATTAAACCTAAAAATAGGAGCAGGAAACCATAAAGAAGCGTCCTTTGGTTCAAAGCTTTGGAATGTCCTTTATTGTGGTGCATTTTCAGGTAAATAATGATCCTGTTATTCATTATTCCGTAAATCTAACAAAAAAATGGTTGCTTTTGCAATGAAGTCTCGAAAAAATAACATCAATAACCTTAGTCATTCCCCTGTCTTTCCGCGCTGCCCTTCTTAAGGGTAAATCATCGTAGCATAGGCCTTCATGATCCCTGGTCCGGTATTTGTGGGAAATTGAAAAGGCTTGTTATGATGATGTGGCTATTATTTGGGGGTTTCATCAGGCGTGATTTGCATTGCTGGAGTGTTAGCATCCATTCCCTTTTTATGAGGGGCATGAGGATGCCATCCCACCACGCCCAGCATCACAAAAAAACTGACCACATAGGCTAATGCAACATGCCACCCGCTTTTTATATAACTAACCGTGTCTTTTGTTTTAGGGTACATATTTGAAAGCGCAACACCTGCAGAAGAGCCGAACCATATCATGGAACCGCCAAAACCAACCGTGTAAGCCAGTATTCCCCAATCATATCCGCCTTGTTCAAGGCAAAGCTTGGTGAGTGGAATATTATCAAAAACTGCTGAAACGAATCCGAGGATGAAGGCGGTCTGCCATGAAGCCGGCGGAAGCTCTTCCACAGGCATCATGGAAGCAATCGTCACCAGCGACACTAAAAAGATCGTTCCCTGCCAGGCGTGTTTCAACTCCTGCCAGGGAGTATTTCGCATCAGATTTCCCATAATGATGGCTGTCCAAACGCCCAGTGCCGGAAAATCAAACATGATATTTGTAGCAATGGCCCCAACCAATATCAAAACCACAATAAAGATTTTTCCCCAGTCGATCTTTACACCTGGACCCGAATCTTTGATAATAGGCTGGAATTTATGTTGTTGGATTGATCCGAAAATTCCAAAGATTAAAAATCCTGCAAAAGAAGCAACATATGCATGCATTACCCATACAGCTTCAACGCCATCGATCCACATCAGGGTTGTTGTCGTATCCCCGATAACACTTCCGGCTCCGCCCGCATTACTTGCCGCGATAATAGCTGCGAGGTAGCCGATATGTACTTTACCTTTAAAAACCACCATCGCGATAGTTCCTCCAATCATGGCCGCGGCAATATTGTCGAGGAAGGCAGAGAGAAAAAATACCATGACAAGCAGTACCAGCCCGCCTTTCCAGTCATCTGGTAAAAATTTTGGAAGTATCTTCGGAATATTTGATTCTTCAAAATGCTTGGCCAGGATAGCAAAACCAAATAAAAGACCCATCAGGTTGAGCAATATCCGCCATTCACCTTCTTCCCCTGCTGAGCCAAGTATATGATGGCCCAGGTTGAAGGAGGGATCGAAAATGAATTTAAAGATCAGCACCGCTGCAAGTCCGGTTAAAGCAACATACATGGTCCTTTTATGGAACAGTGCCACCCCGATGAGTGTGAGGGCGAACAAGATAAATTCAACCCTGACAGGGCCGATGGAAGGTATTGCAGAAGAGCTCTCCGCAACGGTCATGGCAACATCGGTAAGCAGCATATAAGTATATTTTGGATATTATTGAAGATGTTGATAGGATGGTTATTGCAGAATATTGACCATCTTCATATTTCCTTATTTTCTTTGATTATACCTCATTTCAGACGTTTATAAAAATATAAATTTATTCATTACCACTACTTCAAACTGTTTGAAATTTTGGATTTTGAATTTTATTTTTTGTTTGGGATTTGGGATTTGGAATTTGGAATTTATCCATCTGGATGTCGTGCCCCGGGATCAATCTTTTTCCGTAATTTTGCTATATCAGGATAAACAAACGGTTCATAACATGCCATTCTCCAATATAGCCTACCGGGCTCCTAAATATTACTTCAGCGATACATCGTTCAGTAAGCTCATGAAACGAAGGATCTATCATGTCCTCCTGATTTCCAGCGCTTATGATGCATTTGTCCTGGAAGACGACGGCAGGATCGACGAACAGATCTTCATCGAATATGTATCCCTCAACCTTCGTTATCCCCCGCAATTTATCCTTGCTTCTTCTGAGAAGAAAGCTTTCGAACTTTTGCGTGATGAAAAAATAGACCTGGTCATCGTTATGCTTAGCTCCGAAGAAATGGATACCTTCGGCCTGGCGGAAAAAATCAAGGTTAAAAACCCTGCCATTCCTATCGTTGTCCTGACCCCGTTTTCCAGGGAAGTCACCCTGAAAATGAATGATGCAAGCAAAAGCGTCATCGATTATGTCTTCAGCTGGCTGGGTAATGCCGACCTGCTGCTGGCCATCATTAAACTCATCGAGGACAAGATGAATGTCGACCACGACATCCAGGAAGTCGGCGTACAGGCTATTTTGCTGGTGGAAGATTCCATCAGGTTCTATTCAAGCTATCTGCCTAACATCTATAAGATTATCTTCAAACAATCGAAGGATTTCATGACTGAAGGCCTGAACGAGCACCAGATGATGCTGAGGATGCGCGGCAGGCCGAAAATCCTGCTGGCAACCACCTATGAAGAGGCGCTTGGATTATATGAGAAATATAAACGTAACCTGCTGGGGATCATCACCGATATGAGTTATCCAAGGAACGGGCAGCAGGAAAAATACGCCGGGGTGAAGTTCTGTGAAAAAGTGCAACGCGACGATCCATTTATGCCTATCCTGCTGCAATCGTCTGACAAGGAAGGGGATGATCTGGCTAAAAAACTGAAAGTGGGCTTTATCAACAAGAACTCAAAAACCATTTCGGTTGAATTAAAGAATTTCATCAGGGAATATTTTGCCTTCGGCGATTTTGTTTTTATTGATCCCGAATCCGGTGAAGAGATCGCCCGTGCAACAGACCTTAAGAGTCTGCAGGAATTACTGTTCCAGGTGCCTGATGAAGCTTTGCGTTACCAGCTGGTCCGGAATAAGCTCTCCAAGTGGCTCAGGGCAAGGGCTTTGTTTCCGCTTGCTGAAATGCTGGTCGATATCACGCTTGACGATTTCGCTGACCTGGATGAAGTCCGCCGTTATCTTTTCGACTCCATAGCCAGCTTCCGCATCAGCAAGTCAAGGGGTGTCATCGCCCAGTTCCGCCGGGAACGCTTCGATGAATACCTGACTTTTACCAGGATCGGTGAAGGATCTATTGGCGGGAAAGCCCGTGGATTGGCGTTTCTCGACATGCTCATCAAACGCAACCGCATCCTCGAGAAATGGCAGGGCGTCTATATTACCATCCCGCGTACAGTCGTTCTTTGTACCGATATCTTCGATGAATTCATGGAGGATAATAACCTTTATGAGATTGCCTTGTCGGACCGAAGCGATGAGGAAATCCTGAAGGAGTTTGTGCAGGCCCGCCTTCCCTTCCGCATCCATGAAGACCTTTATACCCTGATTTCGTATGTCCGCAGCCCCATCGCGGTCAGGTCGTCCAGCTTGTTGGAAGATTCACATTACCAGCCCTTTGCAGGCGTCTATTCAACTTATATGGTGCCTTATGTCGTGGATAATGAACGCATAATGATGGAAATGCTCAGCAATGCAATCAAAAGCGTTTATGCTTCTACCTATTTCAAATCGAGCAAGGCTTACATGACGGCGACAGCCAATATTATTGACGAAGAAAAAATGGGCATTGTCATGCAGACTGTTGCAGGCACCAAATATGGAAACCGCTTCTATCCTTCCTTTTCCGGAGTCGCTCGCTCGATCAATTTTTACCCGCTTGAACCTGAGAAACCCGAAGACGGTATTGCAAGCGTAGCGCTGGGGTTAGGAAAATATATTGTTGATGGCGGCCTGGCCCTGCACTTTTCTCCTAAATACGCTAAGAGGGTTTTGCAGACTTATTCTCCCGAGGCGGCTTTGAGGGAAACACAAAAATACTTCTATGCCCTTGATATGCACCCTGAAGTTTTCCGGCCAAATATCGATGACGGGATCAATATCCTGAAGCTTCCCATTAAAGAAGCCGAGGCCGACGGCTCATTAAAATGGCTGGCGTCTACCTATGACATGCAAAATGGCGTACTGAGGGATGGGGTGAATTATGAAGGCAGGAAATTGGTCACTTTTTCAAATATCCTCAAGCATAATGTTTTCCCACTTGCTGAAATCCTGCAGACAATCCTTGAAATCGGACAGAAAGAAATGGGCAAACCGATCGAGATCGAATTTGCTGTTGATCTGAACCGGCCGGTTAACGATCCAAAGATATTCTATTGCCTGCAAATCAGGCCGATAGTGGATAACAAAGAAAGTGTAACAACAAACCTGGAGAAAGTTCCTAAAGAGAAGACCATTATTTACTCTAAATCTGCTCTTGGCAACGGGGCCATAACAGATCTTTGCGATATCGTTTACGTTAAGCCTGAATCGTTCAACCCGGCTAAAAACAACGAACTTGCTGAACGTATCAGTAAAATAAATGATCAATTCAGGAATGAACATAAAAACTATATCCTGATTGGACCGGGCCGCTGGGGCTCACAAGACCCCTGGCTTGGCATCCCGGTGAAATGGCCCCAGATTTCCGCTGCCCGGGTGATTGTAGAATCAGGCCTTGAAAATTACCGCATAGACCCCAGCCAGGGGACCCACTTTTTCCAGAACCTGACCTCTTTCCGGGTAGGTTATTTCACGGTCAACCCATACATGAATGATGGTTTTTACGATCTGAATTACCTTAAGAACATGCCAGCCGTTTATGAAGATGAATACATCAGGCATATTCATTTCGATCAGCCTGTCCTGGTGGAAATAGACGGGAAGAAAAACCTCGGCGTTATTTATAAGGTTTAAGGTTTGAGGTTTAAGGTTACATTCTGGGATTTGTTTATTGTCTGTAAATTAATTATTTATAGAAATATTCCCCAACTTAACCCTTAAAATTTAAACCT
This portion of the Bacteroidales bacterium genome encodes:
- a CDS encoding phosphoenolpyruvate synthase; the protein is MPFSNIAYRAPKYYFSDTSFSKLMKRRIYHVLLISSAYDAFVLEDDGRIDEQIFIEYVSLNLRYPPQFILASSEKKAFELLRDEKIDLVIVMLSSEEMDTFGLAEKIKVKNPAIPIVVLTPFSREVTLKMNDASKSVIDYVFSWLGNADLLLAIIKLIEDKMNVDHDIQEVGVQAILLVEDSIRFYSSYLPNIYKIIFKQSKDFMTEGLNEHQMMLRMRGRPKILLATTYEEALGLYEKYKRNLLGIITDMSYPRNGQQEKYAGVKFCEKVQRDDPFMPILLQSSDKEGDDLAKKLKVGFINKNSKTISVELKNFIREYFAFGDFVFIDPESGEEIARATDLKSLQELLFQVPDEALRYQLVRNKLSKWLRARALFPLAEMLVDITLDDFADLDEVRRYLFDSIASFRISKSRGVIAQFRRERFDEYLTFTRIGEGSIGGKARGLAFLDMLIKRNRILEKWQGVYITIPRTVVLCTDIFDEFMEDNNLYEIALSDRSDEEILKEFVQARLPFRIHEDLYTLISYVRSPIAVRSSSLLEDSHYQPFAGVYSTYMVPYVVDNERIMMEMLSNAIKSVYASTYFKSSKAYMTATANIIDEEKMGIVMQTVAGTKYGNRFYPSFSGVARSINFYPLEPEKPEDGIASVALGLGKYIVDGGLALHFSPKYAKRVLQTYSPEAALRETQKYFYALDMHPEVFRPNIDDGINILKLPIKEAEADGSLKWLASTYDMQNGVLRDGVNYEGRKLVTFSNILKHNVFPLAEILQTILEIGQKEMGKPIEIEFAVDLNRPVNDPKIFYCLQIRPIVDNKESVTTNLEKVPKEKTIIYSKSALGNGAITDLCDIVYVKPESFNPAKNNELAERISKINDQFRNEHKNYILIGPGRWGSQDPWLGIPVKWPQISAARVIVESGLENYRIDPSQGTHFFQNLTSFRVGYFTVNPYMNDGFYDLNYLKNMPAVYEDEYIRHIHFDQPVLVEIDGKKNLGVIYKV